In the genome of Ictalurus furcatus strain D&B chromosome 13, Billie_1.0, whole genome shotgun sequence, one region contains:
- the LOC128617475 gene encoding interferon-induced protein with tetratricopeptide repeats 5-like, producing MSSTQDIILETKLNQLECHFTWALNENDTDLTDLLNRLEEQLNLDLGREEGVARTHSCMGYVKFLLGSNTEALNNLERSVELTKSRGNDCDKLLVVAYGDLARLYYIMGNFAECESYLNKLSEIKEKYPCVPYAEVLGEKGWTFLKFSWKYNERAKECFRKALELDPLEGEWNAGLAIALYRAEDMLEDPVVIDQLRRAIATNPDDDVLKVLLGLRLVAHKKYSEAESLVEQALKRSPEHPHVMRYVGKYFRIEGSVDRSIALLKRSLGKESNAGFIHHQLGLCYKKKILNLMQTGSHHTKGAEIKRAREQCIYHLEMATELKTSFIIAMNELALQYGANQDMSRAEEMFQNTFKAAREKKDNYQSVHHYYADFQQYCMKCEPAAIKHYTECLKINPNTYHGSKSAKSLQRIAKRRIENNPRDGEAFGILGIIHKEKGEKQQAIECFEQALSFVDNEDYLTDLCELRLSLE from the coding sequence TTCAACACAAGACATCATTTTAGAAACGAAACTTAATCAGCTGGAATGCCATTTTACCTGGGCTCTGAATGAAAATGATACAGATCTCACCGATCTTCTGAACAGGCTCGAAGAACAGCTTAACCTGGATCTTGGAAGGGAAGAAGGAGTTGCGCGCACACACAGCTGTATGGGATATGTGAAGTTTCTATTAGGCTCCAATACTGAGGCTCTCAACAACTTGGAGAGATCTGTAGAGCTCACCAAGTCTCGTGGAAATGACTGTGACAAGCTGCTTGTTGTTGCCTATGGAGACCTTGCTAGGTTGTACTATATTATGGGTAATTTTGCAGAATGTGAAAGCTACCTGAATAAACTGAGCGAAATTAAAGAGAAATATCCATGTGTCCCATACGCCGAGGTGCTTGGAGAAAAAGGATGGACCTTCCTCAAGTTTTCTTGGAAATATAATGAAAGGGCCAAAGAGTGCTTCAGGAAGGCCCTGGAGCTGGACCCACTGGAGGGTGAATGGAATGCCGGCCTTGCCATTGCTCTGTATCGGGCAGAGGATATGCTCGAAGATCCAGTGGTAATTGATCAACTTAGACGGGCCATAGCCACTAACCCAGATGATGATGTTCTTAAAGTACTGCTTGGTTTGAGATTGGTTGCTCACAAGAAGTATAGCGAGGCAGAGAGCCTAGTGGAGCAAGCCTTAAAGAGGTCTCCAGAACACCCCCATGTGATGCGATATGTTGGGAAGTATTTCCGGATTGAAGGATCTGTGGACAGGTCTATTGCCCTTCTAAAGAGATCGTTAGGGAAAGAGTCCAACGCAGGCTTTATACACCATCAGCTGGGGCTCTGCTATAAGAAAAAGATCCTGAATCTGATGCAAACAGGAAGCCACCACACAAAAGGTGCTGAAATTAAGCGAGCTCGAGAGCAGTGTATTTATCATTTGGAGATGGCAACTGAACTGAAGACCAGCTTCATCATTGCTATGAATGAACTGGCCCTCCAGTATGGGGCGAATCAGGATATGTCAAGAGCAGAAGAAATGTTCCAGAATACATTTAAGGCagctagagaaaaaaaagataactaCCAGTCTGTTCATCACTATTATGCAGACTTCCAGCAGTACTGTATGAAATGTGAGCCTGCTGCCATCAAACACTACACTGAATGTTTGAAGATAAATCCAAATACATATCATGGGAGTAAAAGTGCTAAAAGTCTGCAAAGGATTGCAAAGAGAAGAATTGAGAACAACCCAAGGGATGGAGAGGCCTTTGGAATACTTGGAATCATTCataaagaaaaaggagaaaaacaacAAGCCATAGAGTGCTTTGAGCAAGCGCTGAGCTTTGTAGACAATGAGGATTACCTCACAGATCTTTGTGAACTTAGGCTTTCATTGGAGTAA